The following coding sequences are from one Paenibacillus sp. JDR-2 window:
- a CDS encoding DUF3243 domain-containing protein, with protein sequence MSNVLSSFDNWKEFLSDRVAQAKNNGMSEETIHNLAYEIGSFLDEKVDPKNEQQRVLKQLWDAGDEHERKTVAGLMVKLVEQT encoded by the coding sequence ATGTCTAACGTTCTTTCAAGTTTCGACAATTGGAAAGAGTTTTTGTCGGACCGCGTGGCACAAGCCAAAAACAACGGGATGTCTGAGGAAACCATTCATAATTTGGCTTACGAGATTGGTTCCTTCCTCGACGAGAAGGTTGATCCTAAAAATGAGCAACAGCGTGTACTGAAGCAGCTATGGGATGCGGGCGACGAGCATGAACGCAAAACGGTAGCCGGTCTTATGGTGAAGCTGGTCGAACAAACTTAA
- the ymfI gene encoding elongation factor P 5-aminopentanone reductase → MTVLITGGSRGIGAAIAQRFAAEGLNIVIHYRESHEAANETARACMRLGANVMTISADLRSKEQLTRMKEKLEAHDMLPDILVNNGGISHYGMLMDVTEQEWDDVMAVNLKGMFLSSQLFMPNMISNRFGRIINVSSIWGMSGASCEVLYSTTKGGMNAFTKALAKELAPSGVTVNAVAPGAVDTKMMSGFNDEEKAALEQEIPLGRFGQPDEVASLVYFLSLPESSYITGQIISPNGGWHT, encoded by the coding sequence ATGACGGTGTTAATAACCGGGGGAAGCCGCGGCATCGGCGCTGCAATCGCGCAGCGCTTTGCCGCGGAGGGACTTAACATCGTCATTCACTATAGGGAATCGCATGAAGCGGCTAACGAAACAGCCAGAGCATGCATGCGCCTGGGAGCTAATGTCATGACCATTTCGGCTGACCTTCGTTCGAAGGAACAGCTCACGAGGATGAAAGAGAAGCTGGAGGCTCATGACATGCTTCCCGATATCCTTGTTAACAACGGGGGAATCTCCCATTATGGCATGCTGATGGATGTGACGGAGCAGGAATGGGATGATGTGATGGCCGTCAACTTGAAGGGTATGTTTTTGTCCAGCCAGCTATTTATGCCGAATATGATCTCGAACCGGTTTGGCCGGATTATTAATGTGTCGTCGATTTGGGGAATGTCCGGCGCTTCCTGCGAAGTGCTGTACTCCACAACCAAAGGCGGCATGAATGCCTTCACGAAGGCGTTGGCCAAGGAACTTGCTCCTTCCGGAGTAACCGTTAATGCGGTGGCGCCCGGAGCTGTCGATACAAAGATGATGAGCGGTTTTAACGATGAAGAAAAGGCGGCGCTCGAGCAGGAAATTCCGCTGGGCCGTTTTGGACAACCTGATGAAGTTGCTTCGCTGGTGTACTTCTTGTCCTTGCCGGAATCATCGTATATAACGGGGCAAATCATTAGTCCAAACGGCGGCTGGCATACTTAA
- the yfmH gene encoding EF-P 5-aminopentanol modification-associated protein YfmH: METLDYKGVQETLYREVLDNGLEVIVLPKEGFQKTYATFATKYGSVDNKFAVGDQEPVRVPDGIAHFLEHKMFEEPTGDIFATFASQGASANAFTSFDRTVYLFSATEQIPANLETLIDFVQHPYFTDQNVDKEKGIIAQEINMYKDNPDWRVYFGLIDAMYHTHPIHIDIAGTVESIYQIDKETLYRCYETFYHPSNMLLFVVGGVKAEEVFELVRNNQARKSFKPQGEIKRFFEHEPESVKVPRKVTKLPVSLPKVMFGFKEKKTGLTGEALLSHEVTSKLMLDALFGASSALYQDLYEQNLISDSFGTEFNVSTDYAFSVIGGDSPNPDELLSRIRTAVEEALRTGIEPAAFERSKRKKIGGYLRMLNSPEAIAGEFTRYRFRDSDMFDLLSLYENCTLEQVNERIREHFDFQQLAISIVEKPDGQPV, translated from the coding sequence ATGGAGACACTCGACTACAAAGGCGTTCAGGAAACGCTATACCGCGAAGTGCTGGATAACGGCCTCGAAGTGATCGTCCTGCCGAAGGAAGGCTTTCAGAAGACCTATGCTACTTTTGCGACCAAATACGGCTCCGTCGATAATAAGTTTGCCGTAGGCGATCAAGAGCCTGTCCGCGTACCGGACGGAATTGCCCATTTTTTGGAGCACAAAATGTTCGAAGAGCCAACCGGCGACATCTTCGCGACCTTTGCATCGCAAGGGGCATCGGCGAACGCCTTCACTAGCTTCGACCGTACCGTTTATCTGTTCTCGGCAACGGAGCAGATTCCGGCCAATCTCGAAACCTTGATCGATTTTGTCCAGCATCCTTATTTCACCGATCAGAACGTGGATAAGGAAAAAGGCATTATCGCTCAAGAGATCAATATGTACAAAGACAATCCGGATTGGCGTGTTTATTTCGGCTTGATTGACGCCATGTATCACACCCATCCGATTCATATCGATATTGCCGGTACCGTGGAGTCCATTTATCAGATCGACAAGGAAACGCTGTACCGCTGTTACGAAACGTTTTACCATCCGTCCAATATGCTGCTGTTTGTAGTGGGCGGGGTGAAAGCGGAGGAAGTATTCGAGCTTGTACGCAACAATCAAGCACGCAAGTCATTCAAACCGCAAGGAGAAATCAAACGTTTCTTCGAGCATGAGCCGGAGAGCGTTAAGGTACCTAGGAAAGTAACGAAACTCCCGGTATCGCTTCCGAAAGTTATGTTTGGCTTCAAGGAGAAGAAAACCGGGCTTACCGGCGAGGCGCTGTTGAGCCACGAAGTGACTTCCAAGCTGATGCTTGACGCCTTGTTTGGTGCCAGCTCGGCCCTGTATCAGGATTTGTATGAGCAAAATTTAATCTCCGATTCCTTCGGAACGGAATTTAACGTAAGCACGGATTATGCTTTCTCGGTTATTGGCGGCGACTCGCCAAATCCGGATGAACTGCTTAGCCGAATCCGTACCGCTGTTGAAGAAGCGCTGCGTACGGGTATTGAACCTGCCGCCTTCGAACGGTCGAAGCGGAAAAAAATCGGCGGATATTTGCGGATGCTGAACTCCCCTGAAGCGATTGCCGGCGAATTTACGCGTTACCGGTTCCGCGACAGCGACATGTTTGATCTCTTGTCCCTGTACGAGAATTGCACGCTGGAGCAAGTGAATGAACGGATCCGCGAGCATTTCGACTTCCAACAGTTGGCAATCTCCATTGTTGAGAAGCCGGACGGACAGCCGGTTTAG
- the yfmF gene encoding EF-P 5-aminopentanol modification-associated protein YfmF, producing the protein MEYITIFHFTRKEQTEVTLFERGQIGRIRLHVMPTKRFKTFAISLFAGLPLSENAVTKTALAPFVLRRGTVSTPETKAFRERLDDLYGAGFGFDVYKRGDSQIVQFRMDVINDHFVSSDVPLLSSSLRFLGEVVTEPVTEDGVFRRKYVDAEKQTLTKRLESIVNDKIRYAAERCMEEMCANEPYRLHPLGKLEEISSITPESLYSQYKQWLSEAAFDLYVVGDTTMEEVAALAKEAFRIEDGSPASYSTPSITHEVRNVKTVVERMDVNQGKLNMGLRTNVGYGDKDYAASLMYNGILGGYPHSKLFLNVREKESLAYYAASRLDGHKGLLTIQSGIEIANYEKAVTIIKEQLESMRQGNLSDLEMNQTKAMIANHLRELQDSAYEMIAYDFNAVLSGKERTAQQLLDQIEAVTAEDIVRVAGLAQLDTIYFLRDQKEA; encoded by the coding sequence TTTTACTCGGAAGGAGCAAACGGAAGTGACATTATTCGAAAGAGGGCAAATAGGCCGGATCAGGCTGCATGTAATGCCGACAAAACGGTTCAAGACGTTTGCGATATCGCTGTTCGCAGGACTGCCTCTATCTGAAAACGCTGTAACAAAAACCGCGCTAGCCCCGTTTGTATTGCGTCGAGGTACGGTATCTACGCCCGAGACGAAGGCTTTCCGCGAGAGGCTGGATGATTTGTATGGCGCCGGATTCGGCTTTGATGTATATAAAAGGGGCGATTCTCAAATCGTTCAATTCCGCATGGACGTTATCAACGATCATTTTGTATCGTCCGATGTACCTCTATTGAGTTCGTCTTTGAGATTCCTTGGCGAAGTCGTGACGGAGCCGGTAACGGAAGACGGAGTGTTCCGCCGCAAGTATGTAGACGCGGAGAAGCAGACGTTGACGAAACGGCTGGAATCCATCGTCAATGATAAGATTCGTTATGCAGCCGAACGCTGCATGGAAGAGATGTGCGCAAATGAGCCTTACCGCCTTCACCCGCTCGGAAAGCTGGAGGAAATCAGCTCCATTACGCCGGAATCGTTATATAGTCAATACAAACAGTGGCTAAGCGAAGCCGCATTTGATTTATATGTCGTTGGCGATACAACAATGGAGGAAGTCGCTGCGCTTGCGAAGGAAGCTTTCCGCATCGAGGATGGCAGCCCTGCAAGCTATTCAACTCCGTCTATTACCCATGAAGTTCGCAATGTCAAAACCGTTGTGGAACGCATGGACGTCAACCAGGGCAAGTTAAACATGGGGCTGCGTACGAATGTTGGTTATGGCGACAAAGACTACGCCGCTTCCTTGATGTATAACGGCATTCTGGGCGGCTATCCGCATTCCAAGCTATTCTTGAATGTCCGGGAGAAAGAAAGTCTCGCTTATTACGCTGCATCCAGACTGGATGGACATAAAGGTCTGCTCACGATTCAATCGGGTATAGAGATCGCAAACTATGAGAAGGCGGTCACCATTATCAAGGAGCAGCTGGAGAGCATGCGTCAAGGCAACCTTTCCGATCTCGAGATGAATCAGACGAAAGCGATGATCGCGAATCATTTGCGGGAGCTGCAGGATTCCGCTTACGAGATGATCGCTTATGACTTTAATGCCGTGCTTTCCGGCAAAGAAAGAACGGCACAGCAGCTGCTTGACCAGATTGAAGCGGTAACGGCAGAGGATATCGTCCGAGTTGCGGGATTGGCGCAGCTTGACACGATTTACTTCCTGCGCGACCAGAAGGAGGCCTGA